The following proteins come from a genomic window of Gynuella sunshinyii YC6258:
- a CDS encoding sterol desaturase family protein, whose product MYVSFFVFLAFLIILEWFYKARNYPAIPWWKTRAICITVFTLSCAQLFSIWFDTVIPDVMLVNTSAYLPAPLAGLVGFMWATLAVYWWHLAMHKSDLLWRLFHQLHHSPQRIELLATFYTHPLNSISVTFFGSIMVHIIGLNIEAVGWYAIIYSMASVFNHVNISVPRWIGYFIQTPDMHRVHHEYQRHQNNYAEFPLWDMLFGTYRNPEKAPERCGFDTDKEIKVFSMLMLKDVHKRAKVPE is encoded by the coding sequence ATGTATGTAAGCTTTTTTGTTTTTCTGGCATTTTTAATTATTCTTGAGTGGTTTTATAAAGCCAGGAATTATCCGGCAATCCCCTGGTGGAAGACCCGGGCGATCTGCATAACGGTATTCACACTCAGTTGTGCTCAGCTGTTTTCCATCTGGTTTGACACAGTCATTCCTGATGTGATGCTGGTAAACACATCAGCATACCTGCCAGCCCCGTTAGCCGGTCTCGTGGGATTCATGTGGGCCACGCTCGCCGTCTATTGGTGGCACCTTGCCATGCATAAGAGTGACTTGCTGTGGCGATTGTTTCATCAGCTGCACCACAGCCCCCAACGTATAGAACTGCTGGCAACTTTTTATACCCACCCACTGAACTCTATCTCCGTTACTTTCTTTGGCAGCATTATGGTGCATATCATTGGCCTGAATATCGAAGCCGTCGGCTGGTACGCCATCATTTATTCCATGGCATCAGTGTTTAATCATGTCAACATCAGCGTCCCCCGCTGGATCGGTTATTTCATTCAGACACCGGACATGCACCGGGTCCATCACGAGTACCAGAGACATCAAAACAACTACGCCGAGTTTCCCCTTTGGGATATGTTATTCGGCACCTACCGCAATCCAGAGAAAGCGCCTGAGCGGTGCGGTTTTGATACCGATAAAGAAATTAAAGTCTTTTCCATGTTGATGCTGAAAGACGTGCATAAACGTGCCAAGGTACCCGAGTGA